From Pseudomonas sp. B21-028, one genomic window encodes:
- the rpoC gene encoding DNA-directed RNA polymerase subunit beta': protein MKDLLNLLKNQGQVEEFDAIRIGLASPEMIRSWSFGEVKKPETINYRTFKPERDGLFCAKIFGPVKDYECLCGKYKRLKHRGVICEKCGVEVALAKVRRERMAHIELASPVAHIWFLKSLPSRIGLLMDMTLRDIERVLYFESYVVIDPGMTTLEKGQLLNDEQYFEALEEFGDDFDARMGAEAVRELLHAIDLEHEIGRLREEIPQTNSETKIKKLSKRLKLMEAFQGSGNLPEWMVLTVLPVLPPDLRPLVPLDGGRFATSDLNDLYRRVINRNNRLKRLLDLSAPDIIVRNEKRMLQEAVDALLDNGRRGRAITGSNKRPLKSLADMIKGKQGRFRQNLLGKRVDYSGRSVITVGPTLRLHQCGLPKKMALELFKPFIFGKLEMRGLATTIKAAKKMVERELPEVWDVLAEVIREHPVLLNRAPTLHRLGIQAFEPVLIEGKAIQLHPLVCAAYNADFDGDQMAVHVPLTLEAQLEARALMMSTNNILSPANGEPIIVPSQDVVLGLYYMTREAINAKGEGRVFADLQEVDRVFRAGEAALHAKVKVRINETVNDRDGNSVTNTRIVDTTVGRALLFQVVPKGLSFDVVNLPMKKKAISKLINQCYRVVGLKETVIFADQLMYTGFAYSTISGVSIGVNDFVIPDEKARIIGAATEEVKEIESQYASGLVTQGEKYNKVIDLWSKANDEVSKAMMANLSKEKVIDRHGDEVDQESFNSMYMMADSGARGSAAQIRQLAGMRGLMAKPDGSIIETPITANFREGLSVLQYFISTHGARKGLADTALKTANSGYLTRRLVDVAQDLVVTEIDCGTEHGLLMTPHIEGGDVVEPLGERVLGRVIARDVFKPGTEDVIVPAGTLVDEKWVEFIELNSIDEVIVRSPISCETRYGICAKCYGRDLARGHQVNIGEAVGVIAAQSIGEPGTQLTMRTFHIGGAASRTSAADSVQVKNGGTVRLHNLKHVERVDGHLVAVSRSGELAIADDFGRERERYKLPYGAVISVKEGDKVEAGAIVAKWDPHTHPIVTEMKGTVTYVGMEEGITIKRQTDELTGMTNIEVLDAKDRPAAGKDIRPAVKMVDDNGKDLLLPGTDVIAQYFLPANALVGVADGARIAIGDVIARIPQETSKTRDITGGLPRVADLFEARRPKEASILAEVSGTIAFGKETKGKRRLVITPNDGSDPYEELIPKWRHLNVFEGEQVNRGEVISDGPSDPHDILRLLGVSALAKYIVNEIQDVYRLQGVKINDKHIETILRQMLRKVEISESGDSSFIKGDQMELTHVLVENERLSAEDKFVAKFTRVLLGITKASLSTESFISAASFQETTRVLTEAAVTGKRDYLRGLKENVVVGRLIPAGTGLAYHSERKRRRDADKPLRVSASEVEAALTEALNSSGN from the coding sequence TTGAAAGACCTACTGAATTTGCTGAAAAACCAGGGTCAAGTCGAAGAGTTCGACGCCATCCGTATCGGATTGGCCTCGCCTGAGATGATCCGTTCGTGGTCGTTCGGTGAAGTGAAAAAGCCGGAAACCATTAACTACCGTACGTTCAAACCTGAGCGTGACGGCCTGTTCTGCGCCAAGATCTTTGGCCCGGTAAAGGATTACGAGTGCCTGTGCGGTAAGTACAAGCGCTTGAAGCATCGTGGTGTGATCTGCGAGAAGTGCGGCGTTGAAGTTGCACTGGCAAAAGTTCGTCGTGAGCGCATGGCGCACATCGAGCTGGCGTCGCCGGTTGCCCACATCTGGTTCCTGAAATCGCTGCCGTCCCGTATCGGCCTGCTGATGGACATGACCCTGCGTGATATCGAGCGCGTTCTCTACTTCGAGAGCTATGTCGTTATCGATCCAGGCATGACCACCCTTGAAAAAGGTCAGCTGCTGAACGACGAGCAGTATTTCGAAGCGTTGGAAGAATTCGGCGACGATTTCGATGCCCGCATGGGTGCCGAAGCTGTCCGCGAACTGCTGCACGCGATCGACCTGGAACACGAGATTGGCCGTCTGCGTGAAGAAATTCCGCAAACCAACTCCGAAACCAAGATCAAGAAGCTGTCCAAGCGTCTGAAGTTGATGGAGGCCTTCCAGGGTTCCGGCAACTTGCCAGAGTGGATGGTGCTGACCGTTCTGCCGGTTCTACCGCCAGACCTGCGTCCACTGGTTCCGCTCGATGGCGGTCGTTTCGCGACTTCCGACCTCAACGATCTGTATCGTCGGGTGATCAACCGTAACAACCGCTTGAAGCGCCTGCTCGACCTGTCCGCTCCGGACATCATCGTGCGCAACGAAAAGCGTATGTTGCAGGAAGCGGTCGACGCACTGCTCGACAACGGTCGTCGTGGCCGCGCTATCACCGGCTCCAACAAGCGTCCTCTGAAATCCCTGGCTGACATGATCAAGGGTAAGCAGGGTCGTTTCCGTCAGAACTTGCTCGGTAAGCGCGTTGACTACTCCGGTCGTTCGGTAATTACCGTAGGTCCGACCCTGCGTCTGCACCAGTGCGGTCTGCCTAAGAAGATGGCTCTGGAGCTGTTCAAGCCGTTCATTTTCGGCAAGCTGGAAATGCGTGGTCTGGCGACCACCATCAAGGCTGCGAAGAAGATGGTCGAGCGCGAACTGCCAGAGGTCTGGGACGTTCTCGCCGAAGTGATTCGCGAACACCCGGTACTGCTCAACCGTGCACCGACCCTTCACCGTCTGGGTATCCAGGCGTTTGAACCGGTACTGATCGAAGGTAAGGCTATCCAGCTGCACCCGCTGGTCTGTGCTGCGTACAACGCCGACTTCGACGGCGACCAAATGGCCGTGCACGTACCGCTGACGCTGGAAGCCCAGCTCGAAGCGCGCGCGTTGATGATGTCCACCAACAACATCCTGTCGCCAGCCAACGGTGAGCCGATCATCGTTCCGTCGCAGGACGTTGTATTGGGTCTGTACTACATGACTCGTGAAGCGATCAACGCCAAGGGCGAAGGTCGTGTGTTCGCGGATCTGCAGGAAGTTGACCGTGTGTTCCGTGCCGGCGAAGCCGCACTGCACGCCAAGGTCAAGGTGCGGATCAACGAAACCGTTAACGATCGTGACGGCAACAGCGTGACCAACACCCGTATCGTCGACACGACCGTCGGCCGTGCGCTGTTGTTCCAGGTGGTGCCGAAAGGTCTGTCCTTCGACGTCGTCAACCTGCCGATGAAGAAAAAGGCGATCTCCAAGCTGATCAACCAGTGCTATCGCGTGGTTGGTCTGAAAGAGACCGTGATCTTCGCTGACCAGTTGATGTACACCGGTTTTGCCTATTCGACCATCTCCGGTGTTTCCATCGGTGTTAACGACTTCGTTATCCCGGATGAAAAAGCCCGCATCATCGGTGCCGCTACCGAAGAAGTGAAAGAGATCGAAAGTCAGTACGCCTCAGGCCTGGTAACCCAGGGCGAGAAGTACAACAAGGTAATCGACCTCTGGTCCAAGGCGAACGACGAAGTCTCCAAGGCGATGATGGCCAACCTCTCGAAAGAGAAAGTCATCGACCGTCATGGCGATGAAGTCGACCAGGAGTCCTTCAACTCGATGTACATGATGGCCGACTCGGGCGCACGGGGTTCTGCTGCGCAGATCCGTCAGCTCGCCGGTATGCGTGGCCTGATGGCCAAGCCGGACGGCTCCATCATCGAGACCCCGATTACAGCGAACTTCCGTGAAGGTTTGAGCGTACTCCAGTACTTCATCTCCACGCACGGTGCTCGTAAGGGTCTTGCGGATACCGCGTTGAAAACGGCGAACTCCGGTTACCTGACCCGTCGTCTGGTAGACGTGGCGCAGGATCTGGTCGTGACCGAGATCGATTGCGGCACCGAACATGGCCTGCTGATGACACCGCATATTGAAGGCGGTGACGTTGTCGAGCCGTTGGGTGAGCGCGTACTGGGCCGTGTCATTGCCCGTGACGTCTTCAAGCCGGGTACCGAGGACGTGATCGTTCCTGCTGGCACTCTGGTTGACGAGAAGTGGGTCGAGTTCATCGAGCTCAACAGCATCGACGAAGTGATCGTGCGTTCTCCGATCAGTTGCGAAACCCGCTACGGCATCTGCGCCAAGTGCTACGGTCGCGACCTGGCTCGCGGTCATCAGGTGAACATCGGTGAAGCGGTCGGCGTTATCGCTGCCCAGTCCATCGGTGAACCGGGTACCCAGCTGACGATGCGTACGTTCCACATCGGTGGTGCGGCAAGCCGGACCTCCGCGGCCGACAGCGTTCAGGTGAAGAATGGCGGTACTGTCCGTCTGCACAACCTGAAGCACGTTGAGCGAGTGGACGGTCACCTGGTGGCGGTATCCCGTTCCGGTGAGCTGGCGATCGCGGACGACTTCGGTCGTGAGCGCGAGCGTTACAAGCTGCCTTACGGTGCTGTGATTTCGGTGAAGGAAGGTGACAAGGTCGAAGCTGGTGCAATCGTGGCCAAGTGGGATCCGCACACTCACCCGATCGTCACCGAGATGAAAGGTACCGTGACCTACGTGGGCATGGAAGAAGGCATCACGATCAAGCGTCAGACCGACGAATTGACCGGTATGACCAACATTGAAGTACTCGACGCCAAAGATCGTCCAGCTGCCGGCAAGGACATCCGTCCAGCCGTGAAGATGGTCGACGACAACGGCAAGGATCTGTTGCTGCCAGGCACTGACGTAATCGCTCAGTACTTCCTGCCAGCCAACGCCCTGGTCGGTGTGGCGGACGGTGCGCGGATCGCGATCGGTGATGTTATCGCTCGTATCCCGCAAGAAACTTCGAAAACTCGCGACATCACCGGTGGTCTGCCGCGTGTTGCCGACCTGTTCGAAGCCCGTCGTCCGAAAGAAGCTTCGATCCTGGCTGAAGTCAGCGGCACCATCGCGTTCGGTAAAGAGACCAAGGGCAAGCGCCGTCTGGTTATCACCCCGAACGACGGTAGCGATCCGTATGAAGAGCTGATTCCGAAGTGGCGTCACCTGAACGTCTTCGAAGGCGAACAGGTAAACCGCGGCGAAGTTATCTCCGACGGCCCGAGCGATCCACACGATATCCTGCGTCTGCTGGGTGTGAGTGCGCTGGCCAAGTACATCGTGAACGAAATCCAGGACGTTTACCGTCTGCAAGGCGTGAAGATCAACGACAAGCACATCGAGACCATCCTGCGTCAGATGCTGCGTAAAGTTGAGATCTCCGAGTCCGGCGATTCCAGTTTCATCAAGGGCGACCAGATGGAGCTGACTCACGTACTGGTAGAGAACGAGCGTCTGAGCGCGGAAGACAAGTTTGTCGCCAAGTTCACCCGCGTTCTGCTGGGTATCACCAAGGCGTCGTTGTCCACCGAATCGTTCATCTCGGCGGCTTCCTTCCAGGAAACCACCCGGGTACTGACCGAAGCGGCAGTCACCGGCAAGCGCGATTACCTGCGCGGCCTGAAGGAAAACGTGGTCGTGGGTCGTCTGATCCCGGCTGGTACCGGTTTGGCCTATCACAGCGAGCGCAAGCGTCGCCGTGATGCAGACAAGCCGTTGCGCGTAAGCGCCAGTGAAGTGGAAGCTGCACTGACCGAAGCGTTGAACTCGAGCGGTAACTGA